A single region of the Podospora pseudopauciseta strain CBS 411.78 chromosome 1, whole genome shotgun sequence genome encodes:
- a CDS encoding hypothetical protein (EggNog:ENOG503NWET; COG:F; BUSCO:EOG09261D4D), whose protein sequence is MDPAPRPNALKSMGHRLSLTKLRRALSGRKKKLQEIQEPDEPYQTTPTTTKPEEGQEEEEEEDDDDDMNEGNTVIGLLGGGQLGRMLCEAANPLGIDIAILDEHNAPAKQAHNTNRHVVGSFKDPGRIKELAARSDYLSVEIEHVDTEVLEDIEKNGVPVEINGEIVTHRPPIHPSWRTLRLIQDKYLQKEHFKSSGKTIPIAEQIAIESGDAALDSLKKAGKQFGFPFMLKARKGSYDGRGNFKVDSEDDFAEAIKALGTLPLYAEKWAPFVKELAVMVIRTEDSDGKLKNCVAYPAVETIHEDSICTKVFMPPRDVSEDICDKARKLATEVISTLWGRGVFAVEMFLLEDASLMINEVAPRPHNSGHYTIEAVPYMSQYKAQLHAVLDLPVPDKLIPRVQSSIMLNILGGAKPDSHHHLSGLARSTYDDDMDVYLHLYNKESKPSRKIGHITLTGFCSVQELEAKAKPFIDLVDQIRLDRLEATSETLRPTQETNGSAKPAEKAPVEPATDNHVEAQELSAVAASSDKPLVLVTMGSDSDLPVLKAGLDILKEFNVPYALDITSAHRTPKYMMKVADEAAGKGIKVIIAAAGGAAHLPGMISSETPLPVIGVPVKATHLDGIDSLLSIVQMPRGVPTATVGINNSTNAALLAIRILGAFVPEYQQAMKKYQVDMEEAVIVKGTKLREGGDAAYLAGMKK, encoded by the exons ATGGATCCGGCTCCCCGTCCCAACGCCCTCAAGTCGATGGGCCATAGGCTGTCACTGACCAAACTAAGAAGAGCGTTGAGTGGCAGGAAAAAGAAGCTTCAGGAGATCCAGGAACCCGACGAACCCTACCagacaacaccaacaacaaccaaaccaGAGGAGgggcaagaagaggaagaagaagaagacgacgacgacgatatGAACGAAGGAAACACTGTCATCGGCCTGCTGGGTGGAGGGCAGTTGGGCCGCATGCTTTGTGAGGCCGCGAACCCCCTGGGAATCGACATTGCCATTTTGGATGAGCACAATGCGCCGGCCAAGCAGGCGcacaacaccaaccgccaCGTTGTTGGCTCTTTCAAGGACCCCGGGCGCATCAAAGAGCTCGCTGCCCGCTCTGACTATCTCTCAGTTGAGATTGAGCACGTCGACACCGAGGTGCTCGAGGACATTGAGAAGAATGGCGTCCCCGTTGAGATCAACGGTGAGATTGTTACTCACAGACCACCAATTCACCCATCATGGAGAACTCTCCGTCTCATTCAGGACAAGTATCTCCAAAAGGAGCACTTCAAGTCCAGCGGCAAGACGATCCCTATTGCTGAGCAAATAGCCATCGAGTCTGGCGATGCCGCCCTTGACTCGCTCAAAAAGGCTGGCAAGCAGTTTGGTTTCCCATTCATGCTCAAGGCTCGCAAGGGGAGTTATGATGGAAGAGGAAACTTCAAGGTCGACAGCGAGGATGATTTTGCGGAAGCGATCAAGGCTCTGGGAACACTGCCTCTTTATGCCGAGAAGTGGGCTCCCTTCGTCAAGGAGCTCGCTGTTATGGTCATCAGGACAGAGGACAGCGACGGCAAGCTCAAGAACTGTGTCGCCTACCCGGCGGTTGAGACCATTCACGAGGACAGCATTTGCACCAAGGTGTTCATGCCCCCGAGAGACGTCTCTGAGGATATCTGTGACAAGGCGAGGAAACTTGCTACCGAGGTTATCAGCACattgtgggggaggggtgtctTTGCCGTAGAGATGTTCCTCCTCGAGGATG CTTCTCTCATGATCAACGAGGTTGCTCCTCGCCCTCACAACTCTGGCCACTACACTATCGAGGCAGTCCCTTACATGTCCCAGTACAAGGCTCAGCTCCACGCTGTTCTTGATCTCCCGGTCCCGGACAAACTCATCCCCAGGGTCCAGTCCTCCATCATGCTGAACATTCTCGGTGGAGCCAAGCCAgactctcaccaccacctctccggTCTGGCGCGGAGCACatacgacgacgacatggaCGTCTATCTCCACCTATACAACAAGGAGTCCAAGCCTAGTCGTAAGATCGGTcacatcaccctcaccggATTCTGCTCAGTCCAAGAGCTCGAGGCCAAGGCGAAGCCCTTTATCGATCTCGTCGACCAAATCAGACTTGACCGCCTCGAGGCCACCTCGGAAACTCTCCGTCCTACCCAGGAGACCAACGGCTCGGCCAAGCCTGCGGAAAAAGCCCCCGTAGAACCTGCGACCGATAACCACGTTGAGGCCCAAGAGCTGTCTGCTGTGGCAGCCTCCAGTGACAAGCCCCTGGTCCTGGTAACAATGGGCTCCGACTCTGACCTCCCCGTCCTCAAAGCTGGCTTGGACATCCTGAAGGAGTTCAACGTCCCCTATGCTCTGGATATCACCTCGGCCCACCGCACACCAAAGTACATGATGAAGGTGGCCGACGAGGCGGCTGGCAAGGGCATCAAGGTGATTATCGCTGCTGCCGGTGGAGCGGCTCATTTGCCGGGTATGATCTCTTCTGAGACGCCGCTGCCGGTGATTGGTGTGCCGGTCAAGGCTACGCACTTGGATGGGATTGATAGTTTGTTGAGTATTGTGCAGATGCCA AGAGGCGTCCCTACTGCTACGGTGGGTATCAACAACTCGACTAATGCTGCGCTGTTGGCGATCAGGATCTTGGGGGCGTTTGTGCCAGAGTATCAGCAGGCTATGAAGAAATATCAGGTTGatatggaggaggcggtgattGTGAAGGGGACtaagttgagggaggggggggatgcgGCTTATCTGGCGGGGATGAAGAAATAG
- a CDS encoding hypothetical protein (EggNog:ENOG503P3TQ), giving the protein MILLSQANSKTMTIQLRLTGGLSRALLSNGVRGGVKLSTYPHIITTARALSSLTSTTTTTTTTTTTTRPEILRLGSHQSSLILRATYASRPNSQTSTKNVALEEQALLAAAEKAKGGQQQQQQQQQEGHGKKEKTEYPERLMIYHAGTGKTTFLGTLRFATLLLFAGFGLVLTPHYIKSGAPPQYPLASLACGLIPLLYVGYFTTPFVTFIHLRLPPYARWSTPILQRFAKTAPPNTQVDITTLSLTGTPRHSSMMLSDLKPTRERFGMVNFTRDTTAVNEKRKWWRWRAVGRFNIQEGNEKNCRAGWVWKDIAEGIGSRAGEKGVGGGGKKTGQ; this is encoded by the exons ATGATTCTGCTTTCACAAGCCAATTCTAAAACCATGACAATTCAATTGAGACTAACTGGAGGCTTATCTCGAGCACTGCTCAGCAACGGGGTGCGGGGAGGTGTCAAGCTGTCAACATACCCTCATATTATTACCACCGCCCGAGCTCTCTCATCActcacatcaacaaccacaaccacaacaacaacaacaacaacaaccagaccAGAAATCCTCAGGCTAGGGAGTCATCAATCCTCACTTATCCTAAGAGCAACCTATGCATCCAGACCCAACTCTCAAACCTCCACCAAAAACGTAGCACTCGAAGAGCAAGCCCTACTCGCCGCAGCAGAAAAAGCCAAGGGtgggcagcaacagcaacagcaacagcagcaagaaggccacggaaaaaaggaaaagactG AATACCCCGAACGCCTAATGATCTACCACGCCGGCACAGGCA AAACAACCTTCCTCGGCACCCTCCGCTTCgcaaccctcctcctcttcgccggCTTCGGCCTAGTCCTAACCCCCCACTACATCAAATCCGGCGCCCCCCCCCAGTaccccctcgcctccctcgcctgcggcctcatccctctcctctACGTTGGCtacttcaccacccccttcgtGACCTTCATCCACCTCCGCCTGCCCCCCTACGCCCGCTGGTCGACCCCCATTCTCCAGCGGTTTGCCAAAACAGCCCCGCCAAACACCCAGGTCGAtatcaccaccctcagccTGACGGGGACGCCCCGCCACTCGTCCATGATGCTGTCTGATCTCAAGCCAACAAGGGAGCGCTTCGGCATGGTGAATTTCACGCGGGATACGACGGCGGTCAACGAGAAGAGgaagtggtggaggtggagggcggtggggaggttcAACATCCAGGAGGGGAATGAGAAGAATTGCAGGGCGGGGTGGGTTTGGAAGGATATCGCCGAGGGGATTGGGAGTAGGGCTGGGGAGAAGGGAGTGGGTGGCGGCGGGAAGAAGACTGGGCAGTAA
- the DUS4 gene encoding tRNA dihydrouridine synthase (EggNog:ENOG503NV32; COG:J), giving the protein MANPLNQEFIHPLKLFEVAKNEKRLLHTSAPMLAFRQTVHHYGTDLCWTPMVLAKEFNRNKFARDSDFTISTAGPQPPTIVQFGANVPQELARASSLVVPFASGVDLNCGCPQSWACSSTLGAALMEKRELVRDMVLETRSQLHQDGWDVSGLEKDINSPKGRSVSIKIRVHKDLRKTIDFITTLLAPCSLTTTRPIDFLTIHPRTRQTPSSTPINVESLSILTSTFGTQVPILLSGDVFTLDSLPFTSPFHNTLSSSSSPPEHNIPHLSGLMSARALLANPTLFSGRNSCPWEAVEYFLNKTIKAPMPFKLVLHHINEMCSPGMGPSQKDKVALLNKQERAELMKVGDMVELIDFLEEKKPGGIGRM; this is encoded by the exons ATGGCGAACCCACTGAACCAAGAGTTCATACA TCCCCTCAAACTCTTCGAGGTTGCCAAAAATGAGAAACGTCTATTACACACCTCCGCCCCCATG CTCGCCTTCCGCCAAACAGTCCACCACTACGGCACCGACCTCTGCTGGACCCCCATGGTCCTCGCCAAAGAATTCAACCGCAACAAATTCGCCCGCGACAGCGActtcaccatctccaccgccggcccccaaccaccaaccatcgTCCAATTCGGCGCCAACGTCCCCCAAGAACTCGCCCgagcctcctccctcgtcgtCCCATTCGCCTCAGGGGTAGACCTCAACTGCGGCTGTCCCCAATCATgggcctgctcctccacccttGGCGCCGCCCTCATGGAAAAGCGAGAACTAGTCCGCGACATGGTCCTCGAAACTCGATCCCAACTCCACCAAGACGGCTGGGATGTCTCAGGGTTAGAAAAGGATATTAACAGCCCCAAAGGCAGGAGCGTCAGCATCAAGATACGAGTCCACAAAGATCTCCG AAAAACCATCGACTTCAtaaccaccctcctcgccccctGCTCCCTAACCACCACCCGACCAATCGACTTCCTCACCATCCACCCCCGAACCCgccaaaccccctcctccacccccatcaacgTCGAGTCCCTCTCCATCCTAACCTCCACCTTCGGAACTCAagtccccatcctcctctcagGCGACGTCTTCACCCTCGACTCCCTCCcattcacctcccccttccacaacaccctttcctcctcttcttccccaccaGAGCATAACATCCCCCACCTCTCCGGCCTAATGTCCGCCCGCGCCCTCCTCgcaaacccaaccctcttCTCCGGCAGAAACTCCTGCCCCTGGGAGGCAGTCGAATACTTCCTCAACAAAACAATCAAAGCGCCCATGCCCTTCAAGCTCGTCCTGCACCACATCAACGAGATGTGCTCCCCAGGCATGGGCCCAAGCCAAAAAGACAAGGTCGCCTTGCTGAACAAGCAGGAGAGGGCAGAGTTGATGAAGGTCGGGGACATGGTTGAGTTGATTGACTTtctcgaggagaagaagcccggTGGGATAGGGAGGATGTGA
- a CDS encoding hypothetical protein (COG:D; EggNog:ENOG503NUQR), protein MSSSNNFDRYRPPREAPAHPPKPPFIAEYNNTSQSSSPATTGRRREGGGGVPPAVPSPPVYSSRTSPPPPPRPLRSAPSPAMSSPQRSQQQRREQWLFTLDEVKSTPSIMDGLPIGEERLRRAKGVNFIYQAGMLLELPQITIWVAAVFFHRFYMRYSMVEQNGGIHHYNIAATSLFLANKTEENCRKTKDLIIAVAKVAQKNTKLIIDEQSKEYWRWRDSILAFEEIMLETLTFDLMINNPYGEIFDLLAELDLIKNHKLRDGVWAFCNDACLTVLPLVLNTREVAISAIFFSATVNKVQIGDVRGQSWWVYLGGTEEMAALGVNLMCEFYRENPLRKQEKRPPSPEFRLESTRRRGDVAFGLGGMMEVDSPGTGTPTPVGTDRAGTQSPGRGRVNGNGVVKEEEGGVKREGSSSAEERRAAAVRASVENGDSDAALKAAANELGVHENGDGGGGGLVSPGPMLAAIKRKSAELEDAVDAAEREAKKIKLQDDEDEGEIKGS, encoded by the exons ATGTCTTCTTCCAACAACTTTGACCGATACCGACCACCAAGAGAAGCACCCGCTCACCCGCCAAAACCGCCGTTTATCGCAGAGTACAACAACACTTCGCAGTCGTCATCGCCTGCTACTACTGGGAGAAGGcgcgagggaggaggaggagtgccGCCTGCTGTACCGTCGCCCCCGGTTTATTCCTCCAGGacatcgccgccgccgccgccgcgaccGCTGCGGAGCGCCCCCTCGCCTGCCATGTCTAGCCCGCAGAggtcgcagcagcagaggagggagcagTGGCTGTTCACGCTGGACGAGGTGAAGAGTACGCCAAGTATCATGGACGGGCTGCcgattggggaggagaggttgaggagggcaaAGGGGGTGAATTTTATTTACCAGGCGGGCATGTTGCTGGAGCTGCCGCAGATTACGATTtgggtggcggcggtgtttTTTCATCGGTTTTATATGCGGTATAGCATGGTCGAGCAGAATGGGGGCATACATCACTAT AATATCGCCGCCACGTCGTTGTTTTTGGCGAATAAGACGGAGGAAAACTGCCGCAAGACGAAGGACTTGATCATTGCTGTCGCCAAGGTGGCTCAGAAGAACACCAAGCTGATTATTGATGAACAATCGAAGGAATACTGGCGGTGGCGGGATTCGATCCTTGCGTTTGAGGAGATCATGCTCGAGACGCTTACCTTCGATCTCATGATTAATAACCCCTACGGCGAGATTTTTGACCTGCTGGCTGAGCTGGATTTGATCAAAAACCACAAGCTGCGGGATGGGGTCTGGGCTTTTTGCAACGACGCGTGTCTGACGGTGCTGCCGTTGGTGTTGAACACGAGGGAGGTGGCCATCTCGGCGATTTTCTTCTCGGCGACGGTGAACAAGGTGCAGATTGGGGATGTGAGGGGCCAGAGCTGGTGGGTGTACTTGGGGGGgacggaggagatggcggcgTTGGGGGTGAATTTGATGTGTGAGTTTTATAGGGAGAACCCGCTGCGGAAGCAGGAGAAGCGTCCTCCCAGTCCGGAGTTTAGGCTGGAGAgcacgaggaggaggggggatgtggcttttgggcttggggggatgatggaggttgaTAGTCCGGGGACTGGGACGCCGACGCCGGTGGGGACAGATAGGGCTGGGACGCAGAGTccggggcgggggagggtcAATGGGAACGGGGttgtcaaggaggaggaggggggggtgaagagggaggggtcgtcgtcggccgaggagaggagggcggcggctGTTAGGGCGAGTGTGGAGAATGGAGATTCGGATGCGGCGTTGAAGGCTGCGGCGAATGAGTTGGGGGTTCATGAgaatggggatggtggtggtggggggttggtgtcccCTGGGCCGATGCTGGCGGCGATCAAGAGGAAGAGTGCCGAGTTGGAGGATGCGGTGGATGctgcggagagggaggcgaagaagattAAGTTgcaggatgatgaggatgagggggagatTAAGGGGTCTTGA